Proteins encoded by one window of Lepeophtheirus salmonis chromosome 10, UVic_Lsal_1.4, whole genome shotgun sequence:
- the LOC121125676 gene encoding monocarboxylate transporter 14, protein MEDETVVTRSNPNTTNDEHPSKTVGRQHTFSFSSVDADEENSKLILHENVGVELPSPPDGGWGWVIVFASFVCNLVLDGICYTFGVLMEPLVNYYDSSRSNISIIGSLLCGMYLTSGPIVGGLVNKYGCRPVCMTGSLIACIGLAASTLSEDIPTMMFTYGIIGGIGLGLVYLPAVVAVGYYFEKKRALATGISVCGSGVGTFLFAPFATYLVSEMGWKGANLIFAGLCFNCAVAGALMRPLELVAVPNVKNEDEAQFVVQLPDGTHHLQMSRNSTMHSINNEIGVSHYEISASINIPQLPTITEQSVTAQQIEERKTIQEVFPEIQQQEELKQQQEQIKQQQLLLQQQRARGQRLRTLSENPEGGNKFTITPVKEGSIPRNSSAPHFVDPFRGIPRNLSNPGLGKSSKVSGSETFGSHLDSPEHTIFSHFDGSNSTIYLQPGSSAGNRPQVRPLYRKDIFYSGSVLNLPDNQNQNIPTEDYRQSVLSIPRHSRRSSQQFSIHRGSIMASHLSLPPAAVRKMSVQIEDNSKPMINVIKEMINYHLLSNPRFLFICMSNVFAMLGFYVPFVFLPDMAVSRGVERESANILISIIGISNTFGRVLAGWFSDFEFVNSLVVTNIALFLSGISVLLLPVFNSYTAYAIIALLFGFFVAAYVSLTSIVLVDLMGLDNLTSSFGLLVLFRGISSMFGPPLAGAVFDATHSYETTFFMAGGFLILSGFVSTLADIYQRVELRKAKRVKSI, encoded by the coding sequence ATGGAAGACGAAACCGTTGTCACTCGATCAAATCCTAACACAACTAACGATGAACATCCTTCAAAAACCGTCGGACGTCAacacactttttctttttcttctgttGATGCGGATGAAGAGAATAGCAAACTCATACTCCATGAAAATGTTGGTGTTGAATTACCCTCTCCACCAGACGGAGGTTGGGGCTGGGTAATTGTATTTGCTAGTTTCGTATGTAATTTAGTTTTGGATGGAATATGCTACACGTTTGGTGTTTTAATGGAACCTTTAGTCAATTACTATGACTCAAGTCGAAGTAATATTTCTATCATTGGGAGCTTACTCTGTGGTATGTATCTCACTTCTGGACCTATTGTTGGTGGTCTTGTGAATAAATATGGTTGTCGTCCAGTCTGTATGACTGGAAGTCTTATTGCCTGCATTGGTCTCGCAGCATCCACCCTCTCCGAGGATATTCCAACCATGATGTTTACTTATGGTATTATAGGAGGTATTGGATTGGGACTTGTGTATTTACCAGCTGTGGTTGCCGTTGGGTACtactttgagaaaaaaagagcTCTTGCTACAGGGATATCCGTGTGTGGCTCTGGCGTTGGAACGTTTTTATTTGCACCTTTTGCCACCTACTTGGTATCAGAAATGGGATGGAAAggtgcaaatttaatttttgcaggTTTATGCTTTAATTGTGCTGTTGCAGGAGCATTAATGAGGCCTTTAGAACTTGTTGCAGTCCCAAATGTGAAAAATGAGGATGAGGCACAGTTTGTGGTTCAATTGCCAGACGGAACACATCACCTACAAATGAGTCGTAACTCGACAATGCATtctattaataatgaaattggtGTTTCCCATTATGAGATTTCAGCTTCCATAAATATTCCACAATTACCAACTATAACTGAGCAGTCTGTCACGGCTCAGCAAATAGAGGAGCGTAAAACCATTCAAGAAGTTTTTCCAGAGATTCAGCAACAAGAAGaattaaaacaacaacaagaacaaataaaacaacaacaattgcTCCTTCAGCAGCAACGAGCGAGGGGTCAAAGACTAAGAACTTTATCAGAAAATCCAGAAGGCGGTAATAAATTCACCATCACTCCTGTAAAAGAAGGAAGCATTCCCCGTAACTCTTCGGCACCTCATTTTGTAGATCCATTCCGAGGAATACCTAGAAATCTGTCGAACCCCGGCTTGGGTAAAAGTTCAAAAGTATCAGGCTCCGAAACCTTTGGTTCACATTTGGATTCCCCAGAACACACAATTTTCTCACATTTTGATGGCTCTAATTCCACTATTTATCTTCAACCTGGCTCAAGTGCAGGAAATCGACCTCAAGTGAGACCCTTATACCGAAAAGATATCTTTTACTCCGGATCTGTTTTGAATCTTCCTgataatcaaaatcaaaatattccaACTGAAGATTACCGACAATCCGTCCTATCTATTCCTCGTCATTCTAGAAGAAGTTCGCAGCAGTTTTCCATTCATAGAGGATCCATTATGGCCAGCCATCTGTCTCTTCCTCCAGCAGCAGTGAGGAAAATGAGTGTTCAGATTGAAGATAACTCAAAACCTATGATTAACGTTATTAAGGAAATGATAAATTATCATCTCTTGAGTAATCCCAGATTTCTCTTCATCTGCATGAGTAATGTATTTGCAATGCTTGGATTTTATgttccttttgtttttttaccggATATGGCAGTGTCTCGAGGAGTGGAAAGGGAGAGTGCGAATATCCTTATCTCCATTATTGGAATTTCCAACACCTTCGGCAGAGTTCTTGCAGGATGGTTTTCCGATTTTGAGTTTGTCAACTCACTCGTCGTAACAAATATCGCTTTGTTTCTAAGTGGAATTTCAGTCCTTCTCCTGCCAGTTTTTAATAGTTATACGGCATACGCCATTATAGCACTTTTATTTGGGTTCTTTGTGGCTGCATACGTGTCACTTACTTCAATTGTGCTCGTGGATTTAATGGGATTGGATAACCTGACTAGTTCCTTTGGACTTTTGGTTCTTTTCAGAGGGATATCGAGTATGTTTGGACCTCCTCTTGCTGGTGCAGTCTTCGATGCAACTCACAGCTATGAAACAACATTTTTCATGGCCGGAGGTTTTCTAATTCTTTCTGGCTTTGTTAGTACACTTGCTGATATTTACCAGAGAGTTGAGCTTCGTAAAGCAAAGAGAGTCAAATCTATCTAA